A genomic region of Pongo pygmaeus isolate AG05252 chromosome 7, NHGRI_mPonPyg2-v2.0_pri, whole genome shotgun sequence contains the following coding sequences:
- the ENY2 gene encoding transcription and mRNA export factor ENY2 isoform X1 — translation MVVSKMNKDAQMRAAINQKLIETGERERLKELLRAKLIECGWKDQLKAHCKEVIKEKGLEHVTVDDLVAEITPKGRALVPDSVKKELLQRIRTFLAQHASL, via the exons GTTAGCAAGATGAACAAAGATGCGCAGATGAGAGCAGCGATTAACCAAAAGTTGATAGAAACTGGAGAAAGAGAACG CCTCAAAGAGTTGCTGAGAGCTAAATTAATTGAATGTGGCTGGAAGGATCAGTTGAAGGCACACTGTAAAG AGGTAATTAAAGAAAAAGGACTAGAACACGTTACTGTTGATGACTTGGTGGCTGAAATCACTCCAAAAGGCAGAG cccTGGTACCTGACAGTGTAAAGAAGGAGCTCCTACAAAGAAtaagaacattccttgctcaGCATGCCAGCCTTTAA
- the ENY2 gene encoding transcription and mRNA export factor ENY2 isoform X2: MNKDAQMRAAINQKLIETGERERLKELLRAKLIECGWKDQLKAHCKEVIKEKGLEHVTVDDLVAEITPKGRALVPDSVKKELLQRIRTFLAQHASL, translated from the exons ATGAACAAAGATGCGCAGATGAGAGCAGCGATTAACCAAAAGTTGATAGAAACTGGAGAAAGAGAACG CCTCAAAGAGTTGCTGAGAGCTAAATTAATTGAATGTGGCTGGAAGGATCAGTTGAAGGCACACTGTAAAG AGGTAATTAAAGAAAAAGGACTAGAACACGTTACTGTTGATGACTTGGTGGCTGAAATCACTCCAAAAGGCAGAG cccTGGTACCTGACAGTGTAAAGAAGGAGCTCCTACAAAGAAtaagaacattccttgctcaGCATGCCAGCCTTTAA